In Candidatus Methylomirabilota bacterium, the following are encoded in one genomic region:
- a CDS encoding glycosyltransferase: protein YARDGETALVARRRDVADLAAKLERLVTDAGLRGRLAAAGQRLVTTAFDWDRAVARMEAIFAGARR from the coding sequence CTACGCGCGCGACGGCGAGACGGCCCTGGTCGCCCGCCGGCGCGACGTCGCCGACCTCGCCGCGAAGCTCGAGCGGCTCGTGACCGACGCCGGGCTGCGCGGGAGGCTCGCCGCGGCGGGCCAGCGGCTCGTCACGACGGCGTTCGACTGGGACCGCGCGGTCGCGCGGATGGAAGCGATCTTCGCCGGCGCGCGGCGCTGA
- a CDS encoding GNAT family N-acetyltransferase translates to MKVEVADRLEAVGAATWERLHAATRLRSPFLTWTWQSHWARAFVADRRVEVHRVMDGEGGLVAALPLYEASPGVFETIGGADVSDYLDLVAVAGREEEAWTALLEARGAEPVEWRLHAVPADSPTVTALPRLARACGLAAEAVVEDRCPVLTLPATWDAYLAGLGGKHRHELGRKMRRLEREAPEARASCAHRPADVTARLGDFFDLHRRSRAGKARFMDPRMEAFFREAVTALAERGAARLWFLDTASGPIASFVVLEWGDTVGLYNSGFHPDGAALSPGVVLLGHLIRDAIERGRRRFDFLRGEERYKYEFEPVPEEVYGVKVGRRP, encoded by the coding sequence ATGAAAGTCGAGGTCGCGGACCGTCTCGAGGCGGTCGGCGCCGCGACGTGGGAGCGGCTCCACGCCGCCACGCGCCTGCGCTCGCCCTTCCTCACGTGGACCTGGCAGTCCCACTGGGCGCGGGCCTTCGTCGCGGATCGCCGGGTCGAGGTCCATCGCGTCATGGACGGCGAGGGGGGCCTGGTCGCCGCGCTTCCGCTCTACGAGGCGTCGCCCGGCGTCTTCGAGACGATCGGCGGCGCCGACGTGTCGGACTACCTCGACCTCGTGGCGGTCGCGGGGCGCGAGGAGGAGGCGTGGACCGCGCTGCTCGAGGCGCGGGGCGCAGAGCCGGTCGAGTGGCGTCTCCACGCCGTCCCGGCGGACTCGCCGACGGTCACCGCCCTGCCGCGCCTCGCGCGCGCCTGCGGGCTCGCCGCCGAGGCGGTCGTCGAGGATCGATGTCCCGTGCTGACGCTGCCCGCCACGTGGGACGCGTACCTCGCGGGGCTCGGCGGCAAGCACCGCCACGAGCTCGGCCGCAAGATGCGGCGCCTCGAGCGCGAGGCGCCGGAGGCGCGCGCGTCCTGCGCCCACCGCCCCGCCGACGTGACGGCGCGGCTCGGCGACTTCTTCGACCTCCACCGGCGCTCGCGCGCGGGCAAAGCGCGCTTCATGGACCCCCGCATGGAGGCCTTCTTCCGCGAGGCCGTGACGGCGCTGGCCGAGCGGGGCGCCGCGCGCCTCTGGTTCCTCGACACCGCCTCGGGTCCGATCGCCTCGTTCGTCGTGCTCGAGTGGGGCGACACGGTCGGGCTCTACAATTCCGGATTCCACCCCGACGGCGCCGCGCTCTCGCCCGGCGTCGTGCTCCTGGGCCACCTGATCCGCGACGCGATCGAGCGCGGCCGGCGCCGGTTCGACTTCCTCCGCGGCGAGGAGCGCTACAAGTACGAGTTCGAGCCCGTCCCCGAAGAGGTCTACGGGGTGAAAGTCGGGCGGCGGCCGTGA
- a CDS encoding zinc ribbon domain-containing protein, translating into MPIYEYECHDCRRRVSLLVLRPSAAPVPTCPRCHGSNLARVMSRFATVRSEDERLESLADASSFGDLNEEDPASVARFMKKMGKEFGDDLGDDFESAVDEALAEGEPGGQGEAPAPGASESVDADGASDDL; encoded by the coding sequence ATGCCGATTTACGAGTACGAGTGCCACGACTGTCGCCGCCGGGTGAGCCTCCTCGTGCTCCGGCCGTCGGCCGCCCCCGTCCCGACCTGCCCCCGCTGTCACGGATCCAACCTCGCCCGCGTGATGTCGCGCTTCGCCACCGTGCGCTCGGAAGACGAGCGCCTCGAGTCGCTGGCCGACGCGTCGAGCTTCGGCGACCTGAACGAGGAGGACCCCGCGAGCGTCGCCCGCTTCATGAAGAAGATGGGCAAGGAGTTCGGTGACGACCTCGGCGACGACTTCGAATCCGCCGTGGACGAGGCGCTCGCAGAGGGTGAACCGGGAGGGCAGGGAGAGGCGCCCGCCCCCGGCGCGTCGGAGTCCGTGGACGCCGACGGCGCATCCGACGATCTGTGA